TATGTGGTTTTCTTGATTGTTCTTGTGTCCATTGCATGTCAGGAAGCCGGTTCAATCGATCCATGGAGATGCAATCGCCGTTCGGAAATGCTTCCGATCAATTGAACATGGAAGAAAGTTGCTTCAGTAGTACAAGTTCTGAGAAACAAGCTGTCGATGCTTCCAAGCAATTGGTTTTATACGAGCCTGTAGCTAACTCTACTCCACCATCTCTACCTCGTGCAGGCCTGCCGCCAATTGGCGCTTTCGCTGTCCAATGTGCCAATTGCTACAAATGGAGACTCATGCCAACAGTAGAAAAGTATGAAGAGATACGTGAGCATATCCTTGAACGCCCTTTCTACTGTAAGACAGCTCAGCAGTGGCGCCCGGATTTGGAATGTGAGGACCCCACCGACATCTCTCAAGATGGAAGCCGGATATGGGCTATTGATAAGCCTAGTATCGCTCAGACCCCTGCCGGATGGAACCGGAGTCTACGGATTAGAAGCCAAGGAAGTTCGAGGTTTGCGGACGTGTATGTTATGCCATCCCTAATTCATTTAAATTTATTGTTTTGAATGACGTTGAGTGTGTTTGGTCTGAACCATATGACCGAGTTGTATTTTTCAGGTACTATGAAGCTCCAACAGGGAAGAGGTTTCGGTCAATGGTCGAGGTTCAAAAGTATGTTTTTCCCATCACTTGAATGTTTAAAACCTTGCTTTGTATTTGCTTTTGCGTAATCATCGTATTGTTGTTTTTGGATTCTTAGGTTCTTGATGGAGCATCCTGAGTATCTAAAAGATGGGGTTACATTGTCGCAATTTTCGTTTCAAACTCCAAGGCCTCTGGAGAAAGACTACCTGAAAAAGCGCCCTTCCCGAGCGACTGCTTCAAATGACAGTGTTCGACATCTCGAATCCGTTGATGATGGTACGTGTAGGCCAGACACCGTATACTCTACTCTTATTAATGGTGATTATTTGCAAAATACATAGGGTTGAGAGACCATGTTGGTTTGGTTTCTATTTTCTTTTATGTAGAGATTCAATTCTTTTTTATTGTTGAAGATTGTAGAGATTCATTTCAACAACCAAAGAAATACTAAAGTGAATATCTTCTTGCAGGTCCTTATAATTCTCTAGACTTGCAGCTCGTTGGAGATTTTGACAA
The Rutidosis leptorrhynchoides isolate AG116_Rl617_1_P2 unplaced genomic scaffold, CSIRO_AGI_Rlap_v1 contig429, whole genome shotgun sequence DNA segment above includes these coding regions:
- the LOC139883628 gene encoding methyl-CpG-binding domain-containing protein 2-like, whose product is MEMQSPFGNASDQLNMEESCFSSTSSEKQAVDASKQLVLYEPVANSTPPSLPRAGLPPIGAFAVQCANCYKWRLMPTVEKYEEIREHILERPFYCKTAQQWRPDLECEDPTDISQDGSRIWAIDKPSIAQTPAGWNRSLRIRSQGSSRFADVYYEAPTGKRFRSMVEVQKFLMEHPEYLKDGVTLSQFSFQTPRPLEKDYLKKRPSRATASNDSVRHLESVDDGPYNSLDLQLVGDFDNVEDDLAGPPRKKQA